The proteins below come from a single Mucilaginibacter mali genomic window:
- a CDS encoding LytR/AlgR family response regulator transcription factor, producing the protein MDITCVIIDDEPNNISNLQAILQAHCNGINVAATAMDADEGIAAIIRHQPGLVFLDIQMPGKSGFEVLKTFHQPAFEVIFITAYDQYGIQAIKFSALDYLLKPINITELKLAIEKARQRIIAKDKDRKLENLLAYMQRGQREVPKIALPTLQEIRYVKVDEITRCEASDNYTTFCTAAGERILVCKTLKEFAELLQPHGFVRAHQSHLVNMQFVKSLLKEDGGTLLMKDGVKVPISRQNRDMVKAALSGML; encoded by the coding sequence ATGGATATTACCTGTGTAATTATTGACGATGAGCCAAACAACATCAGTAACCTGCAAGCCATTTTACAGGCGCATTGCAATGGCATCAACGTAGCAGCCACCGCTATGGATGCCGATGAGGGTATAGCCGCTATTATTCGCCATCAACCTGGCTTGGTTTTTTTGGATATCCAGATGCCGGGCAAATCGGGCTTCGAGGTGTTAAAGACATTCCATCAGCCCGCGTTCGAGGTGATCTTCATCACCGCTTATGATCAGTATGGTATACAGGCCATCAAATTTTCGGCATTGGATTATTTGTTGAAGCCCATCAATATTACCGAACTGAAGTTGGCCATTGAAAAAGCCCGGCAACGCATCATAGCTAAAGATAAAGACCGCAAACTGGAAAACCTGTTGGCCTACATGCAACGGGGACAAAGGGAGGTACCCAAAATTGCCCTACCCACGCTGCAGGAGATCCGCTATGTTAAGGTTGATGAAATAACCCGCTGCGAGGCATCAGACAATTATACCACATTTTGTACCGCCGCGGGCGAACGCATACTGGTTTGCAAAACCCTGAAAGAATTTGCCGAACTGCTGCAGCCGCACGGATTTGTCCGCGCGCACCAATCGCACCTGGTAAACATGCAGTTTGTAAAAAGCCTTTTAAAGGAAGATGGCGGCACGTTGCTGATGAAGGATGGCGTTAAGGTACCCATATCCCGCCAAAACAGGGATATGGTGAAGGCGGCTTTGAGCGGGATGTTGTGA